Proteins from a genomic interval of Equus quagga isolate Etosha38 chromosome 11, UCLA_HA_Equagga_1.0, whole genome shotgun sequence:
- the POLR2A gene encoding DNA-directed RNA polymerase II subunit RPB1 isoform X2 translates to MHGGGPPSGDSACPLRTIKRVQFGVLSPDELKRMSVTEGGIKYPETTEGGRPKLGGLMDPRQGVIERTGRCQTCAGNMTECPGHFGHIELAKPVFHVGFLVKTMKVLRCVCFFCSKLLVDSNNPKIKDILAKSKGQPKKRLTHVYDLCKGKNICEGGEEMDNKFGVEQPEGDEDLTKEKGHGGCGRYQPRIRRSGLELYAEWKHVNEDSQEKKILLSPERVHEIFKRISDEECFVLGMEPRYARPEWMIVTVLPVPPLSVRPAVVMQGSARNQDDLTHKLADIVKINNQLRRNEQNGAAAHVIAEDVKLLQFHVATMVDNELPGLPRAMQKSGRPLKSLKQRLKGKEGRVRGNLMGKRVDFSARTVITPDPNLSIDQVGVPRSIAANMTFAEIVTPFNIDRLQELVRRGNSQYPGAKYIIRDNGDRIDLRFHPKPSDLHLQTGYKVERHMCDGDIVIFNRQPTLHKMSMMGHRVRILPWSTFRLNLSVTTPYNADFDGDEMNLHLPQSLETRAEIQELAMVPRMIVTPQSNRPVMGIVQDTLTAVRKFTKRDVFLERGEVMNLLMFLSTWDGKVPQPAILKPRPLWTGKQIFSLIIPGHINCIRTHSTHPDDEDSGPYKHISPGDTKVVVENGELIMGILCKKSLGTSAGSLVHISYLEMGHDITRLFYSNIQTVINNWLLIEGHTIGIGDSIADSKTYQDIQNTIKKAKQDVIEVIEKAHNNELEPTPGNTLRQTFENQVNRILNDARDKTGSSAQKSLSEYNNFKSMVVSGAKGSKINISQVIAVVGQQNVEGKRIPFGFKHRTLPHFIKDDYGPESRGFVENSYLAGLTPTEFFFHAMGGREGLIDTAVKTAETGYIQRRLIKSMESVMVKYDATVRNSINQVVQLRYGEDGLAGESVEFQNLATLKPSNKAFEKKFRFDYTNERALRRTLQEDLVKDVLSNAHIQNELEREFERMREDREVLRVIFPTGDSKVVLPCNLLRMIWNAQKIFHINPRLPSDLHPIKVVEGVKELSKKLVIVNGDDPLSRQAQENATLLFNIHLRSTLCSRRMAEEFRLSGEAFDWLLGEIESKFNQAIAHPGEMVGALAAQSLGEPATQMTLNTFHYAGVSAKNVTLGVPRLKELINISKKPKTPSLTVFLLGQSARDAERAKDILCRLEHTTLRKVTANTAIYYDPNPQSTVVAEDQEWVNVYYEMPDFDVARISPWLLRVELDRKHMTDRKLTMEQIAEKINAGFGDDLNCIFNDDNAEKLVLRIRIMNSDENKMQEEEEVVDKMDDDVFLRCIESNMLTDMTLQGIEQISKVYMHLPQTDNKKKIIITEDGEFKALQEWILETDGVSLMRVLSEKDVDPVRTTSNDIVEIFTVLGIEAVRKALERELYHVISFDGSYVNYRHLALLCDTMTCRGHLMAITRHGVNRQDTGPLMKCSFEETVDVLMEAAAHGESDPMKGVSENIMLGQLAPAGTGCFDLLLDAEKCKYGMEIPTNIPGLGAAGPTGMFFGSAPSPMGGISPAMTPWNVGATPAYGAWSPSVGSGMTPGAAGFSPSAASDASGFSPGYSPAWSPTPGSPGSPGPSSPYIPSPGGAMSPSYSPTSPAYEPRSPGGYTPQSPSYSPTSPSYSPTSPSYSPTSPNYSPTSPSYSPTSPSYSPTSPSYSPTSPSYSPTSPSYSPTSPSYSPTSPSYSPTSPSYSPTSPSYSPTSPSYSPTSPSYSPTSPSYSPTSPSYSPTSPSYSPTSPSYSPTSPNYSPTSPNYTPTSPSYSPTSPSYSPTSPNYTPTSPNYSPTSPSYSPTSPSYSPTSPSYSPSSPRYTPQSPTYTPSSPSYSPSSPSYSPTSPKYTPTSPSYSPSSPEYTPTSPKYSPTSPKYSPTSPKYSPTSPTYSPTTPKYSPTSPTYSPTSPVYTPTSPKYSPTSPTYSPTSPKYSPTSPTYSPTSPKGSTYSPTSPGYSPTSPTYSLTSPAISPDDSDEEN, encoded by the exons AGGGGGTGATTGAGCGAACTGGCCGCTGCCAGACATGTGCAG GAAACATGACAGAGTGTCCTGGCCACTTTGGCCACATTGAGCTGGCCAAACCTGTGTTTCATGTGGGCTTCCTGGTGAAGACCATGAAAGTTTTGCGCTGTGTCTGCTTCTTCTGCTCCAAATTGCTTGTGGACTCT AATAACCCAAAGATCAAGGACATTCTGGCCAAGTCCAAGGGGCAGCCCAAGAAGCGGCTCACGCATGTCTATGACCTCTGCAAAGGCAAAAACATCTGcgagggtggggaggagatggaCAACAAGTTCGGCGTGGAGCAGCCTGAGGGCGATGAGGATTTGACCAAAGAAAAG GGCCATGGTGGCTGTGGGCGGTACCAGCCCAGGATCCGGCGCTCTGGCCTGGAGCTGTATGCAGAGTGGAAGCATGTCAACGAGGACTCTCAGGAGAAGAAAATCCTGCTGAGTCCTGAGCGAGTGCATGAGATCTTCAAACGCATCTCAGATGAGGAATGTTTTGTGCTGGGCATGGAGCCGCGCTATGCCCGGCCTGAGTGGATGATTGTCACCGTGCTACCTGTGCCCCCCCTCTCTGTGCGGCCTGCTGTTGTGATGCAGGGGTCTGCCCGCAACCAG GATGACCTGACTCACAAACTGGCGGACATTGTGAAGATCAACAATCAGCTTCGACGCAACGAACAGAATGGCGCAGCAGCCCATGTCATTGCAGAGGACGTGAAGCTCCTGCAGTTCCATGTAGCCACCATGGTGGACAATGAGCTGCCTGGCTTGCCCCGT GCCATGCAGAAGTCTGGGCGTCCCCTCAAGTCCCTGAAGCAGCGGTTGAAGGGCAAGGAAGGCCGAGTGCGAGGGAACCTGATGGGCAAGCGAGTGGACTTCTCAGCCCGCACTGTCATCACCCCTGACCCCAACCTCTCCATTGACCAAGTTGGTGTGCCTCGCTCCATTGCTGCTAACATGACCTTTGCAGAGATTGTCACCCCCTTCAATATTGACAG actTCAGGAACTAGTgcgcagagggaacagccagtacCCGGGGGCCAAGTACATCATCCGAGACAATGGCGATCGCATTGACCTGCGTTTCCACCCCAAGCCCAGTGACCTTCACCTACAGACTGGCTATAAG GTGGAACGACACATGTGCGATGGGGACATTGTTATCTTCAACCGGCAGCCAACTCTGCACAAAATGTCCATGATGGGACATCGGGTCCGCATCCTCCCCTGGTCTACTTTTCGCTTGAATCTCAG TGTGACAACACCATACAATGCTGACTTTGATGGGGATGAGATGAACTTGCACCTGCCACAGTCTCTGGAGACTCGGGCGGAGATCCAGGAGCTTGCCATGGTGCCACGCATGATTGTCACTCCCCAGAGCAATCGCCCTGTCATGGGCATTGTGCAGGACACACTCACTGCAGTGCGCAAATTCACGAAGAGAGACGTCTTCCTGGAGCGG GGTGAAGTGATGAACCTCCTCATGTTCCTGTCCACGTGGGACGGGAAGGTCCCTCAGCCAGCCATCCTGAAGCCCCGGCCCCTGTGGACGGGCAAACAGATCTTCTCCCTCATCATACCAGGCCACATCAACTGCATCCGCACCCACAGCACCCATCCTGATGATGAGGACAGTGGCCCTTACAAGCACATCTCTCCTGGGGACACCAAA GTGGTGGTGGAGAATGGGGAGCTGATCATGGGCATCCTGTGTAAGAAGTCTTTGGGCACATCAGCCGGCTCCCTGGTCCACATCTCTTACCTGGAGATGGGTCATGACATCACTCGCCTCTTCTACTCCAACATTCAGACCGTCATCAACAACTGGCTCCTCATCGAGG GTCATACCATTGGCATTGGGGACTCCATCGCAGATTCTAAGACTTACCAGGACATTCAGAATACTATTAAGAAGGCCAAGCAGGATGTAATAGAg GTCATTGAGAAGGCTCATAACAATGAGCTGGAGCCCACCCCAGGGAACACTCTGCGGCAGACGTTTGAGAACCAGGTGAACCGCATTCTCAACGATGCCCGAGACAAGACTGGCTCCTCTGCCCAGAAATCCCTGTCTGAATACAACAACTTTAAGTCCATGGTTGTGTCCGGGGCTAAAGGTTCCAAGATCAATATCTCCCAG GTCATTGCTGTCGTCGGGCAGCAGAACGTGGAGGGCAAGCGGATCCCATTTGGATTCAAGCACCGGACTCTGCCTCACTTCATCAAGGATGACTATGGGCCTGAGAGCCGTGGCTTTGTGGAGAACTCCTACCTGGCTGGCCTCACCCCCACCGAGTTCTTTTTCCATGCTATGGGGGGTCGTGAGGGGCTCATCGACACAGCTGTCAAGACTGCTGAGACTG GATACATCCAGCGGCGGCTCATCAAGTCCATGGAGTCGGTGATGGTGAAGTATGATGCGACCGTGCGGAACTCCATCAACCAGGTGGTGCAGCTGCGCTATGGCGAGGATGGCCTGGCGGGCGAGAGCGTTGAGTTCCAGAACCTGGCTACCCTCAAGCCTTCCAACAAGGCTTTTGAGAAGAA GTTCCGCTTTGATTATACCAATGAGAGGGCTCTGCGGCGCACTCTGCAGGAGGATCTGGTGAAGGACGTGCTGAGCAATGCACACATTCAGAACGAGCTGGAGCGAGAATTTGAGCGGATGCGGGAGGATCGAGAAGTGCTCAGGGTCATCTTCCCAACTGGCGACAGCAAG GTTGTCCTGCCATGTAACCTACTGCGCATGATCTGGAATGCTCAGAAAATCTTCCACATCAACCCTCGCCTTCCCTCCGACCTGCACCCCATCAAGGTGGTAGAGG GAGTCAAGGAATTGAGCAAGAAGCTGGTGATCGTGAATGGGGATGACCCGCTGAGCCGGCAGGCTCAGGAGAACGCCACACTTCTCTTCAATATCCACCTGCGATCCACACTGTGCTCCCGCCGGATGGCTGAGGAGTTTCGGCTCAGTGGAGAGGCCTTCGACTGGCTGCTCGGTGAGATCGAGTCCAAGTTCAACCAAGCCATT GCCCATCCTGGGGAAATGGTGGGAGCTCTGGCTGCACAGTCCCTTGGAGAACCTGCCACCCAGATGACCTTGAACACTTTCCACTACGCTGGTGTGTCTGCCAAGAATGTGACACTGGGTGTGCCCAGACTTAAGGAGCTCATCAACATTTCCAAGAAGCCAAAGACCCCCTCACTTACTGTCTTCCTGCTGGGCCAGTCTGCTCGAGATGCTGAGAGAGCCAAG GACATTCTGTGCCGCCTGGAACATACAACATTGAGGAAGGTGACTGCCAACACAGCTATCTACTATGACCCCAACCCCCAGAGCACGGTGGTGGCAGAGGATCAGGAATGGGTGAATGTCTACTATGAGATGCCTGACTTTGACGTGGCCCGAATCTCCCCCTGGCTTTTGCGGGTGGAGCTGGACCGGAAGCACATGACTGACCGGAAGCTGACCATGGAGCAGATTGCTGAAAAGATCAATGCTG GTTTTGGCGATGACTTGAATTGCATCTTTAATGATGATAACGCAGAGAAGTTGGTGCTCCGTATCCGCATCATGAACAGTGATGAAAACAAGATGCAAGAG GAGGAAGAGGTAGTGGACAAGATGGATGACGACGTTTTCCTGCGCTGCATCGAGTCCAACATGCTGACAGATATGACCCTGCAGGGTATCGAGCAGATCAGCAAG GTATACATGCACTTGCCGCAAACAGACAACAAGAAGAAGATCATTATCACAGAGGACGGGGAGTTCAAGGCCCTGCAGGAGTGGATCCTGGAGACAGATGGTGTGAGCTTGATGCGGGTGCTCAGTGAGAAGGACGTGGACCCCGTGCGCACCACATCCAACGACATTGTGGAGATCTTCACG GTGCTGGGCATAGAAGCCGTGCGGAAGGCCCTGGAGCGGGAGCTGTATCATGTCATCTCCTTTGATGGTTCCTACGTCAATTACCGGCACTTGGCTCTCTTGTGTGATACCATGACCTGTCGCGGCCACTTGATGGCCATCACGCGACATGGAGTCAACCGCCAGGATACTGGACCTCTCATGAAATGCTCCTTTGAAGAAACG GTGGATGTGCTTATGGAAGCAGCCGCACACGGAGAGAGCGACCCCATGAAGGGGGTGTCCGAGAATATCATGCTGGGCCAGCTGGCTCCAGCTGGCACTGGCTGTTTTGACCTCCTGCTCGATGCAGAGAAGTGCAAGTATGGCATGGAGATCCCCACCAATATCCCCGGCTTGGGGGCTGCCGGAC CCACTGGCATGTTCTTCGGCTCAGCACCCAGTCCCATGGGAGGAATTTCTCCAGCCATGACACCCTGGAATGTGGGTGCCACCCCAGCCTATGGCGCCTGGTCCCCCAGTGTTG GGAGTGGAATGACTCCAGGAGCAGCCGGCTTCTCTCCCAGTGCTGCTTCTGATGCCAGTGGCTTCAGCCCGGGTTACTCCCCTGCCTGGTCTCCCACACCAGGCTCGCcgggctccccaggcccctcaAGCCCGTACATCCCCTCACCGG gtggtgccatgtctccCAGCTACTCGCCCACGTCACCTGCCTACGAGCCCCGCTCCCCTGGGGGCTACACGCCCCAGAGTCCCTCTTACTCCCCTACTTCACCCTCCTACTCGCCTACCTCTCCATCCTATTCTCCAACCAGTCCCAACTACAGTCCGACCTCTCCCAGCTACTCCCCGACCTCT CCCAGCTACTCCCCGACCTCTCCCAGCTACTCCCCGACCTCTCCCAGTTATTCTCCCACTTCTCCCAGCTACTCTCCCACTTCCCCAAGCTACTCGCCCACATCACCTAGCTACTCACCAACCTCTCCCAGCTACTCGCCAACATCCCCCAGCTACTCACCAACCTCTCCCAGTTACTCGCCAACTTCACCCAGCTATTCTCCCACCTCTCCCAGCTACTCGCCGACATCTCCAAGTTATTCACCAACGTCACCGAGCTACTCACCAACTTCCCCAAGTTATTCACCCACCAGCCCTAACTATTCTCCAACCAGTCCCAATTACACCCCGACGTCACCCAGCTATAGCCCAACATCACCAAGCTACTCACCTACTAGTCCCAACTACACACCAACAAGCCCTAACTACAGCCCAACCTCTCCAAGCTACTCTCCAACTTCACCCAGCTACTCCCCGACCTCCCCAAGCTACTCTCCTTCAAGCCCACGATACACACCACAGTCTCCAACCTATACCCCGAGCTCTCCTAGCTACAGCCCCAGTTCTCCCAGCTACAGCCCTACCTCGCCGAAGTACACCCCAACCAGTCCTTCCTACAGTCCCAGTTCACCAGAGTACACCCCAACCTCTCCCAAGTACTCACCCACCAGCCCAAAATATTCACCCACCTCTCCCAAGTACTCTCCTACCAGCCCCACCTATTCGCCCACCACCCCGAAATACTCACCAACGTCTCCTACTTATTCACCAACCTCTCCAGTCTATACCCCAACCTCCCCCAAGTATTCACCTACTAGCCCCACTTACTCACCCACCTCCCCCAAGTActctcccaccagccccaccTACTCACCCACCTCCCCCAAAGGCTCCACCTACTCGCCCACTTCCCCTGGCTACTCGCCCACCAGCCCCACCTATAGTCTCACCAGCCCAGCCATCAGCCCGGACGACAGTGATGAGGAGAACTGA